CTATTTCATTCCCGCATACCCACGGCATCGCGAAAAGTTCGGAGAACGGACTATCCTCCGACAGTGCTGCGCTGGCCTTCCCGATTGTTGCCCTCTCACAGGACCGTTTCGTCCGAAGGATCGGGCGGCGCTCGGTTGAAGATATGGAAGCGATAAACGTTCTTCAAATAGACCTGCTCTCGCTGGAGTAGCAGGCAGGTACGGAACAAGCCATGAAGATTCATGAGGAGATTCTTGCCACGTTCCCCGGCCTGTCAGTCGCGGAAGGTGATGTCGGACCGCTGTCGATTCAGGAGAAGAGCCCGGCTCTGGAGGCTCTGAAAGACGATATCGTCCGCTCGGTAAAAGCACAGTATACGCTCGATCAGGTCAAAGACGAACCCCTGTTCAGGGCCTACAGGGACTTCT
This Methanomicrobiales archaeon DNA region includes the following protein-coding sequences:
- a CDS encoding type II toxin-antitoxin system PemK/MazF family toxin gives rise to the protein MSGSSISPMHGGHEQSGLRPAEVPAVAGMTIGVPLTTTSTAISFPHTHGIAKSSENGLSSDSAALAFPIVALSQDRFVRRIGRRSVEDMEAINVLQIDLLSLE